The following nucleotide sequence is from Halorussus caseinilyticus.
CGGACGGCCGCACCACGCACGAGCGCGTGGTCCCGACGCACGAGCGCGTGGTCCCGACGCACGAGCGCGTGGTCCCCCGTCGGGCTACCCGCCGTGAATCGGCGTCACGAAACTCACCTCGTCGCCGTCTTCGAGGCGGGTGTCGGCGTCGGCACTCTCCCGGCCGTTCTTGAGCGCACGGACGCCGTGGCGGAGTTCTCCGGACTCGTCCAGTATCTCGCCGTCGAGGTCCGGGTACTCCTCGGCGGCGTCGGCCAGCGCGTCCCCGAGGGTCGCGCTGGCCGGGAGTTCGCGGGTGAGAGACTTCCGGCCCACCGCCTCGCGGAACGTGGC
It contains:
- a CDS encoding ubiquitin-like small modifier protein 1 codes for the protein MTTPSETLTVELTFYATFREAVGRKSLTRELPASATLGDALADAAEEYPDLDGEILDESGELRHGVRALKNGRESADADTRLEDGDEVSFVTPIHGG